In Thermobaculum terrenum ATCC BAA-798, the DNA window TGACCCACCACAGCTTTGCAGGTCTACCTTTGGCCAGGAACCATAGTCCCCCGATTGCTAGGACCAAGGGCACCACGCGAGGAGAGTATTTTTGCACATCCAGCCTTCCTATGATCATTGCGTAGGCCACGACAGCAAGAGCAGATATACCCACCAGTGCGGGCGCACTAGGGGAGCTGATCTGCAGTGAGGGGAGCATTTCGGGCTTGGGAGATGGTCCTAGCAGCAAGTAGAGCGCGATACCTATAGCGATTGCAAGAATGACCGAAGTGTAAGCAATAGCAGGAGTTATTCCTGTATCAGACATCCTGGTTAGTAACAGAGCAATAGCCGGAACTATTCCGATCGAAATGGCTATTGAGGCCGCTATCCTCTCAACCCAGTCTATGCATGGGAAGAGGAGCTTGCTCCATATATATCCTGGTAAGCCTATGACAATTAGGGCAGCTAGATAAGCTAATAATATCTTCTCGATCACTACTGATGATTATATGCAACAAAAAATTACCTGGGACATCATCTGCCCCAGGTAATTATCTCAAAACAGCAGGATTTAGGATTGGAGTCTACTTACTAACAATGGCTTGAGGTCCTCCACGTAGCTGCCTAGATCACTTTGTATTCGGTTGAAGAGCTCAAGTAGCTCCTGGTCATTTGCTTCTTCTGCGTCTTCTTTGTAGACCTCTATAGCCGACATCGCTTCCAGGAAGTTCTGTAGAACGGACATTAGGTCATAAGCTACGTTAGAAACTCCAGTTATTTGCTGTGCGTTCTGATTGACATCTTCCATGCTCATCTTCTCCTACCCCCTTTTAGGCTGCTATAATACTGCCCTTTGCCGGTTACAAATCTGAGAGCAATATCTGTACCAGCTCATAGCCCCATACCAGGAGTTATTAGAAGATGAGCTTGGCTAGGCTAAGCGCTCCCTGCTTCCAAGGTACCCTGTGCGAGACGCCGCTCTTGTTTTGGAATTTGTCTATGTTGTCGATGTACCACTGGAAGTTTCTTATAAGAGCTTCTTTATTGGAGTATTTGGGTTTGAAACCTAGCTGTTTCTCCGCCTTCTCAATAGAGACATATGAGTCCTTGGGGGCTGTCTCGTAGACCCACTTGTAGAGCGGAGATATGCCTAGCTTTTCCAGCAACCTAAGGATGAAAATTGCTGGGGCTGCGGGTATAGGGATGACTTTCTTGCCATGGCCAGCGTAGTCGAGAACCGCTTGGTAATCCTCTCTTACCGTTGAGAAGACCTTAGCACCTATGTTGAATGTATCGTTGACCTTATTTTCAGGAAGTGTCAAGCATAGCTCTATTGCATCACACAGATCTTCAACATCCAGCAGCTGATAGCGATTGCGACCGCTACCAAGCACAGGGAAGTTATGGCCTGTATATGCCCAGTCATAAAGCAGCGCAAAGACTCCCAGGCGTTCTGGCCCCACAAATGACTTGGGTCTTATTATAGGTACTATCAAACCTTTTGCTCTGTACTCCAGGCATATCATCTCAGCCTGTATCTTGGCCTGGCCATATGGACCCACACCTTCCAACCTGTCCTCTTCTCGTATGGGATGATGATCGGGGATTCCATAGACCGCGGTCGATGATATATGTACGACCCTCTTTACGCCATGGGTGTAAGCACTATCCAGCACGTTTCTTGTGCCTATGACATCTGTAGTGTAGATATCTTTCGGAGAGTATAAGGGTAGGGCAGCTGCGGTATGTACCACGTAGTCCACGCCTACCATTACTTGGTCGAGTAGAGCTTTGTCGCGGATATCTCCCTTTATTACCTCCACCTGATTTCTCTCTGGGTAATCGAATTCGGCGATGTCAAGAGATGCTACTCTGAATCCTTTGCGTAGAAGGTGACGAACAAGGTTAATCCCTAAGAACCCTGCTCCGCCGGTTATCAATACTTTCTCATTGCTCATGACTATCTGTTGCGCTCCTTGCTAGTCTTGTACTGAGTGTCTATTCTTAGATTCCATGGATAACATACCATAACCTTTACACATGCGAGGCGTTATATAAGTGCATGCCTTGACAATACGGAGTTCACATGCTTACACTCCGTTGTATGTGTGTAAAAACAGGGAAAGGGGGAATGAAGTGGCCGATAAGAAGGTTAGAGTCGCAATCATAGGTGTAGGTAATTGTGCTTCCGCTTTCGTGCAGGGAGTGCATTACTATAAGGATGCTCCAGAGGATGAGTGGGTTCCCGGCCTCATGCATGTCAACCTTGGGGGCTATCACATAAGGGACATAGAGTTCAGCGCAGCCTTCGATGTGGCGTCCACAAAGGTAGGTAAGGACCTAAGCGAGGCTATATGGGCAGCACCCAACAATACGCTAAAGTTTGCTGATGTACCTTACCTAGGTGTTCCAGTGTATCGAGGTATGACCCATGATGGTTTGGGCAAGTACCTAAGCAACATGATAGAGAAGGCGCCAGGCCCTACCTCTAACATAGTGCAGATACTGAAGGACACTGGTACTGATGTAGTAGTAAACTACCTGCCCGTAGGTAGCGAGATGGCTACTAAGTGGTATGTGGAGCAGGTACTGGAGGCAGGTTGTGCCTTTGTGAACTGCATACCGGTGTTCATCGCGAGGGAAGAATACTGGCAGCGTAGATTTTTGGAGAAGGGACTCCCCATAATTGGGGATGATATCAAGAGCCAGGTGGGTGCTACTATCACTCACAGGGTCCTTACGAGGCTGTTTGAGGAAAGGGGCGTTAAGCTAGAACGCACCTATCAGTTGAACTTTGGTGGTAACACAGACTTCTACAACATGCTGGAGCGGGATCGCTTGGAGAGCAAGAAGATATCCAAGACTAACGCCGTAACCAGCCAACTTGAACATAGCAAGCTGGATGAGAAGAACGTACATGTTGGTCCAAGCGATTACGTTCCCTGGCTTGAGGACCGTAAGTGGTGCCACATTCGCATGGAAGGGACCATCTTTGGTGGGGCTCCCATCAGCCTGGAGCTCAAGCTGGAGGTTTGGGACAGCCCTAACAGCGCTGGCGTCGTAATAGATGCAGTGAGGTGTGCAAAGCTGGCGCTTGATAGAGGGTTGGCTGGCACGATAGCTGGCCCATCCGCATATTTCATGAAGAGCCCGCCAGTACAATACCATGATGATGTGGCACGCCGAATGACTGAGGATTTCATAGAGGGCAAGGATGATACCTGCTTGCCTTTCAAGACCACAATAGATACCGCTGAGAAGGTTTAGGTCCAGATGTTGAGGGAGTTGGATCAAATTCAACTCCCTCAATTCCTTTAGTTGCAATTTGACTGCTGGGAGTGTACTTTGTGCATAGTCAAAACTGGAGGATACTTTGAATGCGTGTAGCCGAAAGGTCGGGAGCAGTCTCTTATGTAGGTTCACATAAGGGTGCAGCTACTCTTAGCTTCCTGGACATTTGGGCGCTTCATAAAGCAGCTAACTTTGGACAGATAGAAATAGTTCAGAACCTGCTAGAGTTATTTCCTTCCAAGATAGACAGCTTTGACCAAGATGGTTGGGCTCCGCTGCACTTGGCATCTTTCTCTGGGCATGTCCATGTGGTAGAACTTCTGATAAAGATGGGTGCAAATCTCAATCTGGGATCCTTGAACGAAAAGAGTTATATGCCTATACATGCCGCTGCGCATGGAAGAAATGCAGCAGTTGTGGCTGTGCTCGTAAGGAATGGAGCGTACGCAGATGCCCAGGATAGCGCGGGCCATACTGCTATGCATATAGCTGCTCAGAATGGTGACACGCGTATCATTGATATCTTGGTTCGCCATGGAGCCGCCGTTGATATAAGGGATAAGCATGGACAGACCCCCCTAGATGTGGCCTTGGGGGCTAATAGACAGGCTGCTGCAGATCTCCTACAGATGTACCTGGATGTAGAATAGGCTAACTGCTTATTTCAGAAGGGAGATCCTGTAGGATGAAGGTTGGTGTTACTTTCCCTCAGATAGAGATCGGCAATGATCCCCATGTGATAAAAGACTATGCACAGGCAGCGGAAGATCTGGGATATAACCATCTGCTTGTGTTCGATCACGTGCTGGGAGCAGATCCTACTAACAGGCCTGGTTGGAGGGGAAGCTATTCTATAGATGATCCGTTTCATGAACCATTTGTGCTATTTGGTTACCTTGCTGCCGTCACGCAGAAGCTGGAGTTAGTAACTGGGGTCATAATCCTTCCTCAGAGGCAGACTGCCCTTGTTGCCAAGCAAGCTGCTGAAGTCGACGTGCTTACTGGCGGGCGACTGAGGCTAGGTGTTGGGGTTGGTTGGAACGAAGTGGAATATGAAGCACTTGGAATGAACTTTCATAACAGAGGTAGGCGTATAGAAGAACAAGTTGAAGTCCTGCGCCTGCTCTGGACCCAGAAAGTTGTGACGTTTCATGGTAAATACCACCATATAACAGAAGCTGGCATAAATCCACTTCCAGTACAGAGACCCATTCCTCTCTGGATGGGTGGATCGGCGGACGTGCTCCTAAGAAGGGCTGCCAGGATGGCAGATGGCTGGTTTCCCCAGATGCCTCCGAACCAGACTGCTGAAGAAGCGCTTTCTCGACTTCGGGCCTACCTACAGGCTGAAGGTAGAGACCCAAATAGTTTTGGGCTAGAGGCTCGCATCACCATTGCTGGCCTGTCCGAGGATGATTGGGTGGCACAGTTCAAAGGTTGGGAGAAGCTAGGAGCTACTCACATATCTGTAAACACCATGAGGGCAGGCTTATCCTCCCCACAGGATCATATAAATGCCATACGTCGCTTCAAAGAAGTCATAGGATTCTGAGTTTCTCTAGCCTCTGGCATGCCCTTATGAGAGTATAGCTGAGTCTTAAGCTCTACTTGGGCTTTACCTTCCTGTCATTTGTCAAGAATAGGTGCTTTAGTATTCCCGGTAATGGTAGACCAAGAACCTAAGAAGACTGGATCGATATCCTTTAGCATGACCTCCGTGAGCTCTAGTTACCTACTAGGTAAAGATTTACCACAATCATGTCCTTCAGTCTACAGGTTTTGTGCGGGATATTTTTGGTCCAAGGATTCGAACAAGCTCAGAAGTTTCTGGAAGCAAAGAACTCTCTAGCGATGATTAACCTGCCAGAAACTATCTTCCCATATGAACATCACAAAACTTAGGAGTTTTTTCTGAGAAAAGGATAAGACAGCAACATCTGCATATGAAATTATATTTTTCATACGTTTGAGTACTCATGGTACGGTATCTGCTGGATAAGAGGAACATGGGCTTTGTTGTGGCCAAAAGGAGGTGATCCAAGGCTATTTGTAAGTCGGGCCGTAGTTGTCAACCCGACTATGAAAAATCGGACGGATCTAGAAAGGAGTTGGATTATGAAACGTTCCGAGAAAAATGGTCAGAGGCTTAATCGTCGCGAGTTTATGCGATTACTTGCTATCGGGAGCGCATCTGTTGTAGGCGCAGATCTATTAGCAGCTTGTGGTGGAGGTGGTTCTGAGACTCCAACCACAGGCGTTGGGCCTAGTCCCAGCCCATCGCAACCCTCGGCATCTATGGGAGTAACTCCTACACCTGTAGTGGGTGCAAGCCCAACCCCAGCGGTAGGACCTACCGAGACCGTTATATCAGGGGAGGCCACGCCTCCGGTAAGCCCTACGGGTACTGCCGGTCGAGGTTTATCCATCGATATAAGTAGCATTCCAACTTCTCCTAAAGAGGCGCCAGATGTACCTAATGCTGAAGACGCTAAGAGGTACTCTGGGCAGACAATCACTTATTACGGGGACTCTGTAGGCACTGGTCACGACTTTGATGTGGCCGCTGCCAATAAGTTCAAGGAGCAGACTGGTATAAATGTGAAAGTTATTCCCAGGCCCAAGGCGGCGGATCAGCAGTTCCAGACTTATAGCCGTCTATTCCAGGCCAAGTCACCTAATGGCGATGTACTTTTGCTGGATGTGATATGGCCACCACAGTTTGCGCCGTTCCTCCTGAACTTGAGTGATAGCTTAGGAGATAGGGCGCAGATGATGTATCCGGGCACTATACAGGCAAGCACGGTTAATAATGCTTTGGTTGCCATGCCTTGGTTCACTGACTTTGGTTTGCTGTACTATCGTAAAGACCTTCTGCAGAAGTATGGAATAAACAACCCACCTGCTACTTGGGATGAGCTTGAGCGGTATGCCAAGCAGGTGATGGACGCCGAAAGGCAGGCTGGCAATAGAAACTTCTATGGCTTCGTTTGGCAGGGTCAAGCTTACGAGGGTTTGACTTGTAACGCGCTGGAATGGTTAGCATCTACCGGTGGTGGGACGTTTATAGACCAGAACGGTAAGGTGACGATAAACAATCCTAATGCCGTTGAGATGCTGAACAGAGTAAGAGGATGGGTGGGTAGCATTGCTCCTAGAGGCGTTACTACATACCAGGAGGATGACTCTGCTAATGCCTTCGTGTCAGGATCTGCACTTTTCTGCAGGCAATGGCCTTATGTATATGCTCTAGCCTCTGCTGAGGATTCAAAGATCCGTGGTAAGTTTGATGTTACTGCGCTGCCGGCACGTTCGGGCGAACCCCATGCAGCAACGAT includes these proteins:
- a CDS encoding NAD-dependent epimerase/dehydratase family protein, coding for MSNEKVLITGGAGFLGINLVRHLLRKGFRVASLDIAEFDYPERNQVEVIKGDIRDKALLDQVMVGVDYVVHTAAALPLYSPKDIYTTDVIGTRNVLDSAYTHGVKRVVHISSTAVYGIPDHHPIREEDRLEGVGPYGQAKIQAEMICLEYRAKGLIVPIIRPKSFVGPERLGVFALLYDWAYTGHNFPVLGSGRNRYQLLDVEDLCDAIELCLTLPENKVNDTFNIGAKVFSTVREDYQAVLDYAGHGKKVIPIPAAPAIFILRLLEKLGISPLYKWVYETAPKDSYVSIEKAEKQLGFKPKYSNKEALIRNFQWYIDNIDKFQNKSGVSHRVPWKQGALSLAKLIF
- a CDS encoding inositol-3-phosphate synthase — protein: MADKKVRVAIIGVGNCASAFVQGVHYYKDAPEDEWVPGLMHVNLGGYHIRDIEFSAAFDVASTKVGKDLSEAIWAAPNNTLKFADVPYLGVPVYRGMTHDGLGKYLSNMIEKAPGPTSNIVQILKDTGTDVVVNYLPVGSEMATKWYVEQVLEAGCAFVNCIPVFIAREEYWQRRFLEKGLPIIGDDIKSQVGATITHRVLTRLFEERGVKLERTYQLNFGGNTDFYNMLERDRLESKKISKTNAVTSQLEHSKLDEKNVHVGPSDYVPWLEDRKWCHIRMEGTIFGGAPISLELKLEVWDSPNSAGVVIDAVRCAKLALDRGLAGTIAGPSAYFMKSPPVQYHDDVARRMTEDFIEGKDDTCLPFKTTIDTAEKV
- a CDS encoding ankyrin repeat domain-containing protein, producing MRVAERSGAVSYVGSHKGAATLSFLDIWALHKAANFGQIEIVQNLLELFPSKIDSFDQDGWAPLHLASFSGHVHVVELLIKMGANLNLGSLNEKSYMPIHAAAHGRNAAVVAVLVRNGAYADAQDSAGHTAMHIAAQNGDTRIIDILVRHGAAVDIRDKHGQTPLDVALGANRQAAADLLQMYLDVE
- a CDS encoding LLM class F420-dependent oxidoreductase, with the translated sequence MKVGVTFPQIEIGNDPHVIKDYAQAAEDLGYNHLLVFDHVLGADPTNRPGWRGSYSIDDPFHEPFVLFGYLAAVTQKLELVTGVIILPQRQTALVAKQAAEVDVLTGGRLRLGVGVGWNEVEYEALGMNFHNRGRRIEEQVEVLRLLWTQKVVTFHGKYHHITEAGINPLPVQRPIPLWMGGSADVLLRRAARMADGWFPQMPPNQTAEEALSRLRAYLQAEGRDPNSFGLEARITIAGLSEDDWVAQFKGWEKLGATHISVNTMRAGLSSPQDHINAIRRFKEVIGF
- a CDS encoding ABC transporter substrate-binding protein is translated as MKRSEKNGQRLNRREFMRLLAIGSASVVGADLLAACGGGGSETPTTGVGPSPSPSQPSASMGVTPTPVVGASPTPAVGPTETVISGEATPPVSPTGTAGRGLSIDISSIPTSPKEAPDVPNAEDAKRYSGQTITYYGDSVGTGHDFDVAAANKFKEQTGINVKVIPRPKAADQQFQTYSRLFQAKSPNGDVLLLDVIWPPQFAPFLLNLSDSLGDRAQMMYPGTIQASTVNNALVAMPWFTDFGLLYYRKDLLQKYGINNPPATWDELERYAKQVMDAERQAGNRNFYGFVWQGQAYEGLTCNALEWLASTGGGTFIDQNGKVTINNPNAVEMLNRVRGWVGSIAPRGVTTYQEDDSANAFVSGSALFCRQWPYVYALASAEDSKIRGKFDVTALPARSGEPHAATIGGQSLGISRFSQHQEAAIEFVRYLTSPEVLAWRAIAGSYAPPMPGVSEIPEIVEQRPFLKVQATRVARPSAQLGTRYNQGSNAIYQGVHNIENGADAKTVLPTVAQQLQSLLGSS